From a region of the Danio aesculapii chromosome 4, fDanAes4.1, whole genome shotgun sequence genome:
- the LOC130221956 gene encoding gastrula zinc finger protein XlCGF8.2DB isoform X2, with protein MAFIKEESEDLKIEDTFRVKHEDPEQLTDVLVLKVESDEMKEKDQYEKHQGIMTVGKSIKKKKSQKTKSNPLFICCDCGKSFSHKPKLEVHRRIHTGEKPYECQYCGKSFNQKQNCEAHMRIHTGVKPYKCQQCDMQFTQKANLTVHMRVHTGEKTFNCQYCEKSFFQKQNLNVHMRVHTGEKPYECHQCGKSFSQPQNLNVHMKVHTGEKPFTCQECGKSFIHKQKFESHMRIHTGEKLYKCYRCGKSFTQKTHLEDHKGIHTEVNPFSCPQCGKSFNQKQKLKMHMRVHTGEKPYSCQHCGRTFSQYISLKFHIRVHTGEKPYICQCGKSFTQPGHLKKHMKIHTKEKS; from the coding sequence ATGTGTTGGTGCTGAAAGTGGAGAGTGATGAAATGAAAGAGAAAGATCAATATGAGAAACACCAGGGTATCATGACTGTTGGAAAATCTATAAAGAAGAAAAAGAGTCAGAAAACCAAATCTAACCCTCTTTTCATCTGTTGTgattgtggaaagagtttcagccacAAACCAAAACTGGAAGTGCACCgaagaattcacactggagagaagccttacgAATGCCAAtattgtggaaagagtttcaatcAGAAACAAAACTGTGAAGCCCACATGAGAATACACACTGGAGTGAAGCCTTACAAATGCCAACAGTGTGATATGCAATTCACTCAAAAAGCAAACCTCACGgtccacatgagagttcacaccggAGAAAAGACGTTCAACTGCCAATATTGTGAAAAGAGTTTCTTTCAAAAGCAAAACCTTAATGTCCACATGagggttcacactggagagaagccttacgAATgccatcagtgtggaaagagtttcagtcaaCCGCAGAATCTTAATGTCCACATGAAAGTTCACACTGGTGAAAAACCGTTCACATGCCAagaatgtggaaagagtttcattcATAAACAAAAATTTGAGTcccacatgagaatccacactggagagaaactttACAAATGCTAtcggtgtggaaagagtttcactcAAAAGACACACCTTGAAGACCACAAGGGAATCCACACTGAAGTAAATCCTTTCTcctgccctcagtgtggaaagagtttcaatcAAAAGCAAAAGCTTAAAATGCACATGagggttcacactggagagaagccttacaGCTGTCAACACTGCGGAAGGACTTTCAGTCAATACATAAGCCTTAAATTTCACATaagagttcacactggagagaagccttacatctgccagtgtgggaagagttttactCAACCAGGACATCTTAAGAaacacatgaaaatccacacCAAAGAGAAGTCTTAA